From one Candidatus Acididesulfobacter guangdongensis genomic stretch:
- the rplU gene encoding 50S ribosomal protein L21, translating to MNDYAVIISGSKQYKVSIGDTIKTEKLNIEKGGEVIFSASMTKKGDAITIGSPIIENTNVKGIVVKEEGKAKKVIAFKMKRRKGERKRIGHRQRFSEIKITEIS from the coding sequence ATGAACGATTACGCAGTTATTATTTCAGGTTCTAAACAATACAAAGTGTCTATAGGAGACACAATAAAAACGGAAAAGCTGAACATCGAAAAAGGCGGCGAGGTAATCTTCAGCGCCAGCATGACGAAAAAAGGCGATGCAATTACTATAGGCAGTCCTATTATTGAAAATACAAATGTAAAAGGAATAGTCGTCAAAGAAGAAGGCAAGGCGAAAAAGGTTATAGCTTTTAAAATGAAAAGGCGAAAAGGCGAAAGAAAAAGAATAGGACACAGACAAAGGTTTTCAGAAATTAAAATTACGGAAATTTCATAA
- a CDS encoding sigma-54-dependent Fis family transcriptional regulator: MNNSISNNTISVLIVDDDANYRNIMTGYLKNQGYDTLAVSSGEEAMEHLKNYYFHIVVSDLKLPGMSGIDLLKIIKSKTKESEVIILTGFGSIDSAVTALKIGAYDYLVKPLSLEELSLTIKRLVENINLKTMADYFKREISKKYFIGKSKAAQKVVDDIGLAAKSDINVLILGESGTGKELSANLLHRMSGRADNPLIIVDSCNLSENLFESELFGHERGSFTGADILKKGLLEYADKGILFIDEIGEISNIIQSKLLRIIDTKSFRRVGSSKNIQIDTRIITATNKHLRKMIEENKFRGDLYYRISGFIIELPPLRDRKEDIPYLTHFFMTKKNKINTSKVISPDAVDKLFNYSWPGNVRELKNVIERAIVLSDVKDTIMPEHIQIETAATNYRGKTNDADFTYLFDSHISLNEIEEKYLKYLLHKNLSKSEIADITGISERNIYRKIASIK, translated from the coding sequence ATGAATAATTCAATATCTAATAATACTATATCCGTATTAATAGTCGATGATGACGCAAATTATAGAAATATAATGACCGGTTATCTGAAAAATCAGGGCTATGATACCCTCGCAGTTTCTTCCGGCGAAGAAGCTATGGAACACCTTAAAAATTATTATTTTCACATCGTTGTTTCAGATTTAAAACTACCTGGTATGTCTGGGATAGATCTCTTAAAAATAATAAAATCTAAAACAAAAGAATCAGAAGTTATAATATTAACCGGATTCGGAAGTATAGACAGCGCCGTAACGGCTTTAAAAATAGGCGCGTATGATTATTTAGTCAAACCGTTAAGCCTTGAGGAGCTAAGCCTCACTATCAAAAGATTGGTTGAAAATATAAATTTAAAAACGATGGCGGATTATTTTAAAAGAGAAATTTCTAAGAAATATTTTATAGGCAAATCTAAAGCTGCGCAAAAAGTTGTGGACGATATAGGATTAGCCGCCAAATCGGATATAAACGTGCTGATTCTCGGCGAATCGGGTACGGGCAAAGAGTTAAGCGCAAATCTTTTGCACAGAATGTCGGGCAGGGCGGATAATCCTCTTATAATCGTGGATTCCTGCAATCTTTCCGAAAATTTGTTTGAATCAGAATTGTTCGGGCACGAAAGAGGGTCTTTTACGGGCGCCGATATATTGAAAAAAGGACTTCTGGAGTATGCCGATAAAGGTATATTGTTTATAGATGAAATTGGAGAAATAAGCAATATTATACAGTCAAAATTATTAAGAATAATAGACACTAAGAGTTTCAGAAGGGTCGGGTCGTCTAAAAATATTCAAATTGATACAAGAATTATTACCGCTACGAATAAACATTTAAGAAAGATGATTGAAGAAAATAAATTCAGGGGAGATTTATATTATAGAATAAGCGGTTTTATCATAGAACTTCCCCCATTAAGAGACAGGAAAGAAGATATTCCCTACCTGACCCATTTTTTTATGACAAAAAAAAATAAAATCAATACGTCAAAAGTTATTTCTCCCGATGCCGTAGATAAACTTTTTAACTATAGCTGGCCCGGTAATGTAAGGGAGCTTAAAAATGTTATTGAAAGGGCTATAGTCTTATCGGACGTAAAAGATACGATAATGCCCGAACATATTCAGATAGAAACTGCCGCTACTAATTACCGTGGAAAAACAAACGATGCAGATTTTACATATTTATTTGATTCGCATATTTCATTAAATGAAATTGAAGAAAAATATTTAAAATATTTATTGCATAAAAATTTAAGCAAGTCCGAAATAGCCGATATAACAGGCATCAGCGAAAGAAATATCTACAGAAAAATTGCATCAATAAAATAG
- a CDS encoding 50S ribosomal protein L27: MAHKKAGGSSRNGRDSQGQRRGVKKFGSEKIKTGQIIVRQVGSTFHPGKNVKSGRDYTLFAIADGYVKFHYGKNDRKFVSVVEEL; encoded by the coding sequence ATGGCTCATAAAAAAGCTGGCGGCAGTTCAAGAAACGGCAGGGACAGTCAAGGACAAAGGCGCGGCGTGAAAAAATTCGGCAGCGAAAAAATAAAAACAGGACAGATTATAGTTAGGCAGGTTGGTTCAACATTTCATCCGGGAAAAAATGTTAAATCCGGAAGAGATTACACATTATTTGCTATAGCGGACGGCTATGTAAAATTTCATTACGGGAAAAATGACAGAAAATTTGTAAGCGTCGTTGAAGAATTATGA
- a CDS encoding methyl-accepting chemotaxis protein: MFNFSKLKKISIKTKLLVIISAVFIIIVLGGAYYAYITQLNLAVNTTKNDATITATTMLSSLNAMMINGTILKKSDRRQLFAIYRKIHGIDAFKLVRGAPVNKEFGPGLKQEMPSTVFDKKILASKKTIVKELYKNGKPYLMVGVPFVAEKLERGIDCLECHTVKPGTTLGGVELLYSLKNTVNSSKEFLSTIIIFAFIFLVIAIFIIYLAFRYSFIKPMKKFYNRIRDISRGEGDLSKLIPMECYDRTTIIRKKIKDCMLLQDELQPRCWDTQIEKYGDKGERICIKCDVYRNSVYDEITDVTNEFNKFIIDIREIVQMVNEQAMAIVDVSTSIETHVSEISEKAEEQSELSTHVAAASEEMSQTIREIAGNTQKVSNVAKEASGNAREGFNVVENAISGIKNVAVLTEKLGSMINGLEKSSLEIGEIISVINDIADQTNLLALNAAIEAARAGEQGRGFAVVADEVRKLAERTVKATKEIVSKVQTIQQNTQTTKSSMDNTLKEVNSSVGFASQAGESLSNIEKNILSLADQIDSIAAASEEQTAATSEISENIEKVSTLASSNSGKAKNATEEAASVYSELEKLIGIIKKFKY; encoded by the coding sequence ATGTTTAATTTTTCAAAATTAAAAAAGATTTCAATAAAAACAAAATTGCTTGTCATAATTTCCGCCGTATTTATAATTATAGTGCTGGGCGGTGCTTATTATGCCTATATAACCCAGTTAAATCTTGCCGTTAACACGACCAAAAACGATGCGACTATAACCGCAACGACAATGCTGTCAAGTTTAAATGCTATGATGATTAACGGAACTATTTTAAAAAAATCCGATAGAAGACAGCTATTCGCAATCTACAGAAAAATACACGGAATAGACGCTTTTAAACTAGTAAGGGGCGCGCCTGTAAACAAAGAATTCGGACCCGGTTTAAAGCAGGAAATGCCTTCTACTGTTTTTGACAAAAAAATACTGGCATCCAAGAAGACAATAGTCAAAGAGCTGTATAAAAACGGAAAACCGTATCTTATGGTAGGAGTTCCTTTTGTTGCCGAAAAATTGGAGCGAGGCATAGACTGCTTAGAATGTCATACCGTAAAACCGGGTACAACGCTTGGAGGCGTTGAATTGCTTTATTCCCTTAAAAATACGGTAAACTCTTCCAAGGAATTTTTAAGCACTATTATTATATTTGCATTTATTTTCCTTGTTATAGCCATATTTATCATATATCTTGCTTTCAGATACAGTTTTATTAAGCCGATGAAAAAATTTTACAACAGAATAAGAGATATTTCCAGAGGGGAAGGCGACCTTAGCAAACTTATCCCGATGGAATGCTATGACAGAACAACTATTATAAGAAAAAAGATTAAAGACTGTATGCTTCTTCAGGACGAATTGCAGCCGAGATGCTGGGATACCCAGATTGAAAAATACGGCGACAAAGGTGAAAGGATTTGCATAAAATGCGATGTTTACAGAAATTCCGTTTATGACGAAATAACGGACGTGACTAATGAATTTAATAAATTTATTATAGATATAAGAGAGATAGTTCAAATGGTAAACGAACAGGCGATGGCAATCGTTGACGTCAGCACTTCGATAGAAACGCATGTTTCTGAAATCAGCGAAAAAGCGGAAGAACAGTCGGAACTTTCCACCCATGTGGCTGCCGCATCCGAGGAAATGTCGCAGACTATCAGGGAAATAGCCGGCAATACGCAAAAAGTCAGCAATGTCGCTAAGGAAGCGTCCGGTAATGCAAGAGAAGGTTTTAACGTAGTAGAAAATGCCATATCGGGTATTAAAAATGTCGCAGTGCTTACGGAAAAACTCGGCTCTATGATTAACGGATTGGAAAAAAGTTCATTAGAAATCGGAGAAATTATCTCAGTTATTAACGATATAGCAGACCAGACAAACCTTCTTGCGCTAAATGCTGCCATAGAAGCTGCAAGGGCGGGAGAACAGGGCAGAGGTTTCGCCGTTGTTGCAGATGAGGTAAGAAAACTGGCGGAAAGGACTGTAAAAGCCACAAAAGAGATTGTTTCTAAGGTTCAGACGATTCAGCAAAATACGCAAACTACCAAATCTTCCATGGATAATACTCTTAAAGAAGTTAATTCTTCGGTTGGATTTGCTTCTCAAGCAGGAGAATCGTTAAGCAATATAGAAAAAAATATTTTGAGTTTAGCCGACCAGATTGATTCTATCGCGGCAGCTTCAGAAGAGCAGACCGCAGCTACCTCGGAAATATCTGAAAATATAGAAAAAGTTTCGACCCTTGCTTCGTCAAATTCCGGCAAGGCTAAGAATGCAACTGAAGAAGCCGCTTCGGTGTATTCTGAATTAGAAAAACTAATAGGTATAATTAAGAAATTTAAATATTAA
- a CDS encoding PAS domain-containing protein has translation MRVNLNMPAALNYSDILNSISDGVIVIDENFRIIYANKAFLDNSDLSKDEIIGNYCYKVSHLRDDPCDPMLESCSIEEVIKKRNTVKVIHGHFGYKNKEIAVEISSAPLVDGSTGKVYAVEVVRQIGSGSGGETKFNLSQRLAEVAHLTEGVAHEINNPLNNILASIDMIRNCISGNEELERNLNSSEIIIEPGSCDIKKYFGLMQSEIERCKSITKKMLLFSRPVSESTDIIDVNCSIDETLSLLMFLANQKHIMIEKKFCEDLPVINFSDAGLRQVILNIGLNAIQAVNEYTGIVYFITKKMKDYISIFIIDNGKGISIENIKRIFDPFFSKNKGTDNSGLGLSISLSIIKSLGGSIEVRSKENIGTKFTIKVPIKVPYE, from the coding sequence ATGAGGGTTAATTTAAACATGCCGGCTGCATTAAATTATTCAGATATATTAAACAGCATAAGCGACGGTGTCATCGTTATTGACGAAAATTTCAGAATTATTTATGCCAATAAGGCGTTTTTGGACAATTCTGATTTATCTAAAGATGAAATTATCGGCAACTATTGCTATAAAGTATCGCATTTGAGAGACGACCCATGCGATCCTATGCTGGAATCGTGTTCCATAGAAGAAGTTATTAAAAAAAGGAACACCGTTAAGGTTATTCACGGTCATTTCGGATATAAAAATAAGGAAATAGCCGTTGAAATCAGTTCTGCTCCTTTAGTGGACGGCAGTACCGGAAAAGTATATGCGGTTGAAGTAGTAAGACAGATCGGCTCAGGTTCGGGCGGCGAGACAAAATTTAATTTATCGCAAAGACTTGCCGAAGTTGCGCATCTTACAGAAGGAGTAGCGCATGAAATTAATAATCCTCTGAATAATATTCTTGCATCAATTGATATGATTAGAAACTGTATCTCCGGAAATGAAGAATTGGAGCGCAATTTAAACAGTTCTGAAATAATAATAGAACCGGGGAGCTGCGATATTAAAAAATATTTTGGATTGATGCAGAGCGAGATAGAAAGATGTAAATCAATAACGAAAAAGATGCTGCTTTTCTCAAGACCCGTTTCCGAATCCACGGATATAATCGATGTCAATTGTTCTATAGATGAAACATTGTCGCTTTTAATGTTTCTTGCAAATCAGAAGCATATAATGATTGAGAAGAAATTTTGCGAAGACCTGCCCGTAATCAATTTTTCAGATGCAGGATTGAGACAGGTTATATTAAACATAGGGCTTAATGCCATTCAAGCCGTCAATGAATACACGGGAATAGTTTATTTTATAACCAAAAAAATGAAAGATTACATATCTATTTTTATCATAGATAACGGAAAAGGTATTTCCATAGAAAATATTAAAAGAATTTTTGACCCGTTTTTTTCAAAAAATAAAGGGACCGATAATTCAGGGCTGGGGTTGTCAATAAGTCTGAGTATAATAAAATCATTAGGCGGCTCAATAGAAGTAAGGTCAAAAGAAAACATCGGAACAAAATTTACTATAAAAGTGCCGATTAAAGTGCCTTATGAATAA